From a single Streptomyces misionensis genomic region:
- a CDS encoding DUF6527 family protein, which yields MRAVRLTHEFVHYIPEQLESGVLYVSLPFTTVVHLCCCGCGNKVVTPLSPTDWSLTFDGASISLSPSIGNWSYPCRSHYWIRGNTAQWAERWTPRQIEAARVGTGQFGQGQSEGRRRPLAARFRQLVQRWLRQ from the coding sequence GTGAGAGCGGTACGGCTCACCCACGAGTTCGTCCACTACATCCCCGAACAGCTGGAATCCGGCGTCCTCTACGTGTCCTTGCCCTTCACAACGGTGGTCCACCTGTGCTGCTGCGGGTGCGGCAACAAGGTCGTGACCCCGCTCAGCCCGACCGACTGGAGCCTCACGTTCGACGGTGCTTCCATCAGCCTCAGCCCTTCCATCGGGAACTGGAGCTACCCTTGCCGATCGCACTACTGGATCCGCGGTAACACCGCCCAGTGGGCCGAACGATGGACGCCGAGACAGATCGAAGCGGCACGCGTCGGCACCGGCCAGTTCGGCCAAGGGCAATCCGAGGGTAGGCGCCGGCCACTCGCCGCTCGCTTCCGACAGCTCGTGCAGCGGTGGCTACGGCAATAG